The genomic interval TCCCCGGAGCCCGGCGCCGCCAGCTACGGACGATACTACGGCCTTGAGTTCGCCGCGGTCTGGGCCAGGGTCGGGGCGCAGCCCGAGGTCTACTGGACCAGCGAGCTCTACAAGGCCGGCCGGTTCAACGAGGCGATCCGCATCGCTTTGGACCGGGCGGACGAACTCATCCAGATCGACCGCGAGATCAGCGGGAGCCGGAAGGCCGAGCGACATCCGCTCCAGCCCCTGTGCGAACGGTGCGGGAAGATCGGGACCACCGTGGTCACGGGATGGGACGGTCGCCTCGTCGCGTACGAGTGCCGTCCGGACAAGGTGCGCTGGGCCACCGGGTGCGGGTACCGCGGCCGGCGGTCGCCCTTTGACGGCGGGAGCAAGCTCCAGTACGTCGTGGAATGGGCCGCCAAGTGGTGGATCCTCGGCGTCACGGTGGAGGGGGCGGGGAAGGACCACATGACCCGCGGGGGGAGCCACGAGCGGTCCAGCGCGATGTGCGAGCGCGTCTTCCACTACCGGCCGCCCTATCCCATCCCCTACGAGTGGTTCCTCGTCGGGGGACGGAAGATGAGCACCAGCAGGGGACTGGGCGTGCCGGCCAAGGAGCTGGTGGGCATTCTCCGTCCGGAGCTGGCCCGATTCCTGATGGTGCGGCCCCACTACCGGCAGCAGATCAACTTCGACCCCGGTGGGGAGACGATCCCGCTGCTCTATGACGAGTACGACCGCGCCGCCGCGGCGTACTTCGGGGAAGTCGAGCCCCGGTCGGGCGCCGAGGCGGAACTGCTGCGCGACCACGCCCGGACCTTCCACTACTCCCGGGTGGACGGGCCGCCGGGTGCGGGCTACCGGATGCGCTTCGCCAAGGTCGCCTATCTGCTGCAGATGCCGACCGTCGATCTCGAGGCGGCGGCCGCCGCCGAGAAGGGCGGCCCGCTCACGCCGGCCGATCGTGCGGAGCTGCAGGCGCGGGCCGACGACGCGCGTCGGTGGTTGGCCACCTACGCCCCCGACCACTACCGGTTTCAGGTGCAGCCCCAGCTCCCCGCGGTGGCGCTCACCGCGCCGCAGCGCGCCTTCCTGGCCCGGCTCGCCGGCGTGGTGGCCGAGCGGGACGTCTGGGACGGCGAGGCCCTCCACGCCCGGATCCACGCCCTGAAGAACGAGATGGGGATTCCGCCCCAGGACGCCTTCGGCGCCATCTACCTGGTGTTCTTGGGCAAGGCCTCCGGGCCGCAGGCCGGCTGGTTCCTGGCCTCCCTGGATCGGACCCTTGTCCTGGCCCGGCTGCAGCAC from Armatimonadota bacterium carries:
- the lysS gene encoding lysine--tRNA ligase, which produces MWVDVIVEDILASRPSDRYVVNDAKSPSGPIHVGSLRGVVLHDCVARGLRERGRETTFLYGFDDYDPLDARPALVPAEFDRYLGMPLSEIPSPEPGAASYGRYYGLEFAAVWARVGAQPEVYWTSELYKAGRFNEAIRIALDRADELIQIDREISGSRKAERHPLQPLCERCGKIGTTVVTGWDGRLVAYECRPDKVRWATGCGYRGRRSPFDGGSKLQYVVEWAAKWWILGVTVEGAGKDHMTRGGSHERSSAMCERVFHYRPPYPIPYEWFLVGGRKMSTSRGLGVPAKELVGILRPELARFLMVRPHYRQQINFDPGGETIPLLYDEYDRAAAAYFGEVEPRSGAEAELLRDHARTFHYSRVDGPPGAGYRMRFAKVAYLLQMPTVDLEAAAAAEKGGPLTPADRAELQARADDARRWLATYAPDHYRFQVQPQLPAVALTAPQRAFLARLAGVVAERDVWDGEALHARIHALKNEMGIPPQDAFGAIYLVFLGKASGPQAGWFLASLDRTLVLARLQHASRGGQR